The following are from one region of the Hemitrygon akajei chromosome 31, sHemAka1.3, whole genome shotgun sequence genome:
- the LOC140719415 gene encoding calcitonin gene-related peptide 2-like, protein MLTMRLPLSLILACAMVVSMDSDHHPLRSPGSPNLGKVLIRRVDGRYLPAPTQRQLPQPVAAYVQDHHSQRLRRLPPLHKQKRSCNTATCVTIRLANFLSRSGAMGSRSFIPTDVGAKAFGRKRRGVPM, encoded by the exons ATGCTGACGATGAGGCTCCCCCTCTCGCTGATCCTGGCGTGTGCTATGGTTGTGTCGATGGATTCAGACCATCATCCCCTGAG ATCCCCGGGCAGCCCAAACTTGGGGAAGGTTCTCATCCGCCGAGTGGATGGACGTTATTTACCAGCACCGACGCAGAGGCAGCTGCCCCAGCCCGTGGCAGCCTACGTgcaggatcaccacagccagagaCTGAGACG ACTCCCGCCCCTCCACAAGCAGAAACGTTCCTGTAACACGGCCACGTGTGTGACCATCCGCCTGGCCAACTTCCTCAGCCGCTCTGGGGCAATGGGCAGCAGGAGCTTCATTCCCACCGACGTCGGGGCGAAAGCGTTCGGGAGGAAGCGTCGCGGCGTTCCGATGTAG